A genomic region of Saccopteryx bilineata isolate mSacBil1 chromosome 1, mSacBil1_pri_phased_curated, whole genome shotgun sequence contains the following coding sequences:
- the CARD6 gene encoding caspase recruitment domain-containing protein 6, which produces MATGRAPSEIIERERKKLLEILQQDLDSILDSLTSRRLISEDEYEMLEDITDPLKKSRKLLILVQKKGEVSCELFLKCLLSTFPESATIVGLRHEFLNLEKIEPSQSVSVSKNLENLLSPGERKPEKSEITVSLKEQEHLDLETSETFMDKKTGYREMAWSSSENEKEYNSPTVALPQSLENVDYELSATIDYLQDRERYDEVDDSLYEEGEDYLEAVIYYEDVDGPVEEEEDTDPEHLDCDDEEDPAYSETTEFSGEEQGDEDLETGMSLEEEEDKSMEERIKVFQDVLSRLNMDRSRKVLPDFVKQFSLDRGCKWTPATPGDLAWNFLMKVQALDVTAREPFLRHQALCEESQGESLPGGENLEIQDTQAINPLDVICASLLCSDSTLQRRVMSSMHRCRFALPLLLPDAENNKSILMLGAMQDIVQKQPASSSGGPTGSTEQSLTLIKMPVVSFVRLGDCCLSKSRTLNTLLSPAPQKPQRIFLHGATPARALARQISDGLVEIAWCFPDGDSGNENLLYFQEPVAVANLRGDLESFWTQFGFLMEVSSAVFFFTDSLGEKEWDLLMFLGEAAIERCYFVLSPQARESEEAQVFQRVLKLKPSRLLFWEEEEDTGETGRNIEGLRAALQEVMSSSLRCVSVEDMASLAWELGIQVDRDIEDAQETHVSPRENSAETAEGEGQPICGQPESTSDRPAVTPVTEPGAVCEVSQALRNFHLTPVTTPPLPFTVRFGGHSNHAALKAPWGVGSHFGSEQKSKWFRPSPFQNSRVHSRGRSFGIQYFQPQRFCSGESFMKFLRPPRGHHMGGVFGRPPRPICWRAQAWPGRPQTMGACNRSAAVVTQGGRPYSLGSQRAGPAGKPQPGQAHTRGAQGARPAGKTQPGQAGTRGAQGTGPAGKTQPGQARTWGAQPTQATGRVMRTTPCTGNPPSQTFQPSGVLQKPVRPAFQQGLKLKTQGGPFNPAVQLRFHPKSNTRFLPSSPFSQPKPSQGKPSQPKPTHTSPTQSQPSQAKCSPSKPTQPKPCQPQASHSKPSQPRASQPKSLRSGSSQVKASSSGAGPRGGRKR; this is translated from the exons ATGGCTACCGGGAGGGCTCCGTCAGAGATTATAGAAAGAGAACGAAAAAAGTTACTAGAAATCCTCCAGCAAGATCTCGATTCTATCTTAGATTCCTTGACCTCTCGGAGGCTGATTTCCGAGGACGAGTATGAGATGCTGGAGGATATTACAGATCCTTTGAAGAAGAGTCGGAAGCTGTTAATCTTGGTTCAGAAAAAAGGAGAAGTCAGttgtgagctttttctcaaatgtTTACTTAGTACCTTTCCAGAGTCAGCGACCATTGTGGGTTTAAGGCACG aatttttaaaccTGGAGAAAATAGAACCTTCTCAATCTGTGAGCGTAAGCAAGAATTTGGAAAATCTGTTATCCCCAGGAGAGAGAAAGCCTGAGAAGTCTGAGATCACAGTGTCCCTCAAAGAGCAAGAACACTTGGATTTGGAAACCTCTGAGACATTCATGGACAAGAAAACCGGTTATAGGGAAATGGCTTGGTCCTCAAGCGAAAATGAGAAGGAATACAACTCACCAACAGTCGCATTGCCTCAATCATTAGAGAATGTTGACTATGAACTTTCAGCAACTATTGATTatttacaggacagagagagatacgATGAGGTTGATGATTCTTTATACGAAGAGGGAGAGGATTATCTGGAAGCGGTGATATACTATGAAGACGTAGACGGCCCTgtagaagaagaggaagatacCGACCCAGAGCACCTTGACTGCGATGACGAGGAAGACCCTGCGTATTCCGAAACCACCGAGTTCTCTGGTGAAGAACAGGGTGACGAAGATTTGGAAACTGGCATGTcattggaggaagaggaggacaaAAGTATGGAAG AAAGGATAAAGGTGTTTCAAGATGTCCTGTCACGTCTGAACATGGACAGGAGCAGAAAGGTTCTGCCAGATTTTGTTAAACAATTCTCCTTAGACCGGGGATGTAAGTGGACACCTGCGACCCCAGGAGACTTGGCCTGGAATTTCCTGATGAAAGTTCAAGCACTGGATGTGACAGCTAGAGAGCCCTTCCTCAGACACCAGGCTCTGTGTGAGGAGAGCCAAGGGGAATCTCTGCCCGGAGGAGAGAATTTGGAAATTCAAGACACACAAGCCATCAACCCCTTGGATGTGATCTGTGCCTCCCTGCTGTGTTCAGATAGCACTTTGCAACGCAGAGTCATGTCAAGCATGCATAGGTGCCGGTTTGCTCTGCCCCTGCTACTGCCCGATGCAGAAAACAACAAGAGCATTTTAATGCTGGGGGCCATGCAGGACATTGTGCAGAAGCAGCCAGCATCATCTTCGGGAGGGCCCACAGGGAGCACAGAACAGTCCCTGACTCTCATCAAGATGCCTGTCGTCTCTTTTGTGCGTCTCGGAGACTGTTGCTTGTCCAAGTCCAGAACCCTCAACACGCTGCTCAGCCCCGCGCCCCAGAAACCGCAGAGAATCTTCCTCCATGGGGCCACGCCTGCCCGGGCGCTGGCCCGGCAGATCTCTGACGGCCTGGTGGAAATAGCATGGTGTTTTCCTGATGGGGACAGTGGAAATGAAAACCTCCTTTATTTCCAAGAGCCTGTTGCTGTGGCCAACCTTCGCGGAGATCTAGAAAGTTTTTGGACACAATTTGGTTTCCTGATGGAAGTCTCTTCGGCCGTGTTTTTTTTCACTGACTCCCTAGGTGAGAAGGAATGGGACCTGCTCATGTTTTTAGGAGAAGCTGCCATTGAAAGGTGCTACTTTGTCCTCAGTCCCCAGGCCAGGGAGAGTGAAGAGGCTCAGGTTTTTCAGAGGGTTCTGAAGCTGAAGCCATCACGGTTGCTAttttgggaggaggaggaagacactggggagacagggaggaaCATAGAGGGCCTCCGAGCTGCCCTCCAAGAAGTGATGTCCTCGTCTCTCAGATGTGTCTCTGTGGAGGACATGGCCTccctggcctgggagctggggattcAGGTAGACCGGGACATTGAGGACGCTCAAGAGACTCACGTGTCCCCTCGTGAAAACTCGGCTGAAACAGCAGAAGGAGAGGGACAGCCAATATGCGGTCAGCCAGAAAGTACGTCTGACCGCCCTGCTGTGACACCTGTGACAGAGCCCGGGGCTGTGTGTGAGGTCAGCCAGGCCCTCCGAAATTTCCACCTCACCCCAGTGaccactcctcctcttcctttcacaGTCAGGTTTGGGGGCCACTCCAACCACGCTGCTTTGAAAGCCCCCTGGGGGGTGGGCTCCCACTTTGGTTCAGAGCAGAAGTCTAAGTGGTTTCGTCCTTCACCCTTTCAGAATTCCAGGGTCCATAGTCGAGGTAGAAGTTTTGGGATTCAGTACTTCCAACCCCAGAGATTTTGTTCAGGTGAAAGTTTTATGAAATTTTTGAGACCTCCTCGGGGACATCACATGGGTGGAGTATTTGGGAGACCACCAAGACCCATCTGTTGGCGTGCACAGGCCTGGCCTGGTAGACCACAGACAATGGGAGCTTGTAACAGGtctgctgcagtagtcacccaggGAGGTCGCCCCTATTCCCTGGGCTCACAGCGAGCAGGACCAGCTGGGAAGCCACAGCCTGGGCAAGCCCACACCCGGGGAGCACAGGGAGCAAGACCAGCTGGGAAAACACAGCCCGGGCAAGCCGGCACCCGGGGAGCACAGGGAACAGGACCAGCTGGGAAAACACAGCCTGGGCAAGCCCGCACCTGGGGAGCACAGCCAACTCAGGCAACTGGAAGAGTTATGAGAACAACACCCTGTACTGGGAATCCTCCCTCTCAAACCTTTCAACCGTCAGGAGTCCTGCAAAAACCTGTAAGACCCGCCTTCCAGCAGGGGCTCAAGCTGAAGACACAAGGTGGACCTTTCAATCCAGCTGTCCAACTGAGGTTCCACCCCAAGTCCAACACCAGATTTTTACCTAGCTCTCCATTTAGTCAACCCAAGCCATCCCAGGGCAAGCCCTCCCAGCCCAAACCCACTCACACAAGTCCCACTCAGTCCCAGCCCTCCCAAGCCAAGTGCTCTCCGTCCAAACCCACTCAGCCCAAACCATGCCAGCCCCAGGCCTCCCACTCTAAGCCTTCTCAGCCCAGAGCTTCTCA